The window CTGGATGTTCCAAAAAGATTTCTACGGTTGACAATGTACTCGGTGAACAGGGAAGAGGGGCTCAGGGAAGCAAAATCGTGGAGGATGCGGTTTATATTCAGGAAGCCTCCATAGCTGATGATAGAGACACTGTTGCTGAAGGAATATATGATTCCAGCAGTCTTGTCCTGAAGATTGATGACATCTTTTTTGACTTTGACAAAGACACTATGAGACCTGATTCATACC is drawn from Nitrospirota bacterium and contains these coding sequences:
- a CDS encoding OmpA family protein — protein: MVKKYGVNVLAVISCSIVLMAGTGCSKKISTVDNVLGEQGRGAQGSKIVEDAVYIQEASIADDRDTVAEGIYDSSSLVLKIDDIFFDFDKDTMRPDSYPILNRNIQSLKENPDKQIIIEGHTDERGTNDYNLTL